A stretch of Henckelia pumila isolate YLH828 chromosome 4, ASM3356847v2, whole genome shotgun sequence DNA encodes these proteins:
- the LOC140863808 gene encoding 2-oxoisovalerate dehydrogenase subunit beta 1, mitochondrial-like isoform X3 — translation MAGCCSLRRIGSLLARGVQFSSSRRGLSKETGRINLFSVINQALHTALKLTHGGVFRCTIGLAYRFGKSRVFNIPLCEQGIVGFAIGLAAMGNRSIAEIQFADYIFPAFDQACILPHLATLPTRIVD, via the exons ATGGCTGGATGCTGCAGTTTGAGGAGAATCGGAAGCTTGTTGGCTCGTGGTGTTCAGTTTTCTTCCTCTAGGAGAGGACTCTCAAAGGAAACGGGAAGGATCAATCTCTTCTCCGTAATCAATCAGGCCCTTCACACTGCCTTAAAACTGACCCATG GGGGTGTTTTCCGTTGCACTATTGGATTAGCCTATCGATTTGGCAAATCTCGCGTTTTCAACATTCCTCTTTGCGAGCAG GGTATAGTTGGATTCGCTATTGGTCTGGCAGCAATG GGAAACCGATCAATAGCTGAAATTCAATTTGCAGATTATATTTTTCCAGCTTTTGATCAGGCATGTATCCTACCCCATCTTGCTACTCTTCCCACAAGAATAGTGGATTAA
- the LOC140863808 gene encoding 2-oxoisovalerate dehydrogenase subunit beta 1, mitochondrial-like isoform X9: protein MAGCCSLRRIGSLLARGVQFSSSRRGLSKETGRINLFSVINQALHTALKLTHGGVFRCTIGLAYRFGKSRVFNIPLCEQGIVGFAIGLAAMILL, encoded by the exons ATGGCTGGATGCTGCAGTTTGAGGAGAATCGGAAGCTTGTTGGCTCGTGGTGTTCAGTTTTCTTCCTCTAGGAGAGGACTCTCAAAGGAAACGGGAAGGATCAATCTCTTCTCCGTAATCAATCAGGCCCTTCACACTGCCTTAAAACTGACCCATG GGGGTGTTTTCCGTTGCACTATTGGATTAGCCTATCGATTTGGCAAATCTCGCGTTTTCAACATTCCTCTTTGCGAGCAG GGTATAGTTGGATTCGCTATTGGTCTGGCAGCAATG ATACTGCTCTAG
- the LOC140863808 gene encoding 2-oxoisovalerate dehydrogenase subunit beta 1, mitochondrial-like isoform X2 produces MAGCCSLRRIGSLLARGVQFSSSRRGLSKETGRINLFSVINQALHTALKLTHDVGLGGVFRCTIGLAYRFGKSRVFNIPLCEQGIVGFAIGLAAMGNRSIAEIQFADYIFPAFDQIVNEAAKFRYRSGK; encoded by the exons ATGGCTGGATGCTGCAGTTTGAGGAGAATCGGAAGCTTGTTGGCTCGTGGTGTTCAGTTTTCTTCCTCTAGGAGAGGACTCTCAAAGGAAACGGGAAGGATCAATCTCTTCTCCGTAATCAATCAGGCCCTTCACACTGCCTTAAAACTGACCCATG ATGTTGGCTTAGGGGGTGTTTTCCGTTGCACTATTGGATTAGCCTATCGATTTGGCAAATCTCGCGTTTTCAACATTCCTCTTTGCGAGCAG GGTATAGTTGGATTCGCTATTGGTCTGGCAGCAATG GGAAACCGATCAATAGCTGAAATTCAATTTGCAGATTATATTTTTCCAGCTTTTGATCAG ATTGTGAATGAGGCTGCTAAGTTTAGATACAGGAGTGGTAAATAA
- the LOC140863808 gene encoding 2-oxoisovalerate dehydrogenase subunit beta 1, mitochondrial-like isoform X5, whose protein sequence is MAGCCSLRRIGSLLARGVQFSSSRRGLSKETGRINLFSVINQALHTALKLTHDVGLGGVFRCTIGLAYRFGKSRVFNIPLCEQGIVGFAIGLAAMGNRSIAEIQFADYIFPAFDQS, encoded by the exons ATGGCTGGATGCTGCAGTTTGAGGAGAATCGGAAGCTTGTTGGCTCGTGGTGTTCAGTTTTCTTCCTCTAGGAGAGGACTCTCAAAGGAAACGGGAAGGATCAATCTCTTCTCCGTAATCAATCAGGCCCTTCACACTGCCTTAAAACTGACCCATG ATGTTGGCTTAGGGGGTGTTTTCCGTTGCACTATTGGATTAGCCTATCGATTTGGCAAATCTCGCGTTTTCAACATTCCTCTTTGCGAGCAG GGTATAGTTGGATTCGCTATTGGTCTGGCAGCAATG GGAAACCGATCAATAGCTGAAATTCAATTTGCAGATTATATTTTTCCAGCTTTTGATCAG TCTTAA
- the LOC140863808 gene encoding 2-oxoisovalerate dehydrogenase subunit beta 1, mitochondrial-like isoform X1, which produces MAGCCSLRRIGSLLARGVQFSSSRRGLSKETGRINLFSVINQALHTALKLTHDVGLGGVFRCTIGLAYRFGKSRVFNIPLCEQGIVGFAIGLAAMGNRSIAEIQFADYIFPAFDQACILPHLATLPTRIVD; this is translated from the exons ATGGCTGGATGCTGCAGTTTGAGGAGAATCGGAAGCTTGTTGGCTCGTGGTGTTCAGTTTTCTTCCTCTAGGAGAGGACTCTCAAAGGAAACGGGAAGGATCAATCTCTTCTCCGTAATCAATCAGGCCCTTCACACTGCCTTAAAACTGACCCATG ATGTTGGCTTAGGGGGTGTTTTCCGTTGCACTATTGGATTAGCCTATCGATTTGGCAAATCTCGCGTTTTCAACATTCCTCTTTGCGAGCAG GGTATAGTTGGATTCGCTATTGGTCTGGCAGCAATG GGAAACCGATCAATAGCTGAAATTCAATTTGCAGATTATATTTTTCCAGCTTTTGATCAGGCATGTATCCTACCCCATCTTGCTACTCTTCCCACAAGAATAGTGGATTAA
- the LOC140863808 gene encoding 2-oxoisovalerate dehydrogenase subunit beta 1, mitochondrial-like isoform X4, with amino-acid sequence MAGCCSLRRIGSLLARGVQFSSSRRGLSKETGRINLFSVINQALHTALKLTHDVGLGGVFRCTIGLAYRFGKSRVFNIPLCEQGIVGFAIGLAAMGNRSIAEIQFADYIFPAFDQILL; translated from the exons ATGGCTGGATGCTGCAGTTTGAGGAGAATCGGAAGCTTGTTGGCTCGTGGTGTTCAGTTTTCTTCCTCTAGGAGAGGACTCTCAAAGGAAACGGGAAGGATCAATCTCTTCTCCGTAATCAATCAGGCCCTTCACACTGCCTTAAAACTGACCCATG ATGTTGGCTTAGGGGGTGTTTTCCGTTGCACTATTGGATTAGCCTATCGATTTGGCAAATCTCGCGTTTTCAACATTCCTCTTTGCGAGCAG GGTATAGTTGGATTCGCTATTGGTCTGGCAGCAATG GGAAACCGATCAATAGCTGAAATTCAATTTGCAGATTATATTTTTCCAGCTTTTGATCAG ATACTGCTCTAG
- the LOC140863808 gene encoding 2-oxoisovalerate dehydrogenase subunit beta 1, mitochondrial-like isoform X7, translating to MAGCCSLRRIGSLLARGVQFSSSRRGLSKETGRINLFSVINQALHTALKLTHDVGLGGVFRCTIGLAYRFGKSRVFNIPLCEQGIVGFAIGLAAMILL from the exons ATGGCTGGATGCTGCAGTTTGAGGAGAATCGGAAGCTTGTTGGCTCGTGGTGTTCAGTTTTCTTCCTCTAGGAGAGGACTCTCAAAGGAAACGGGAAGGATCAATCTCTTCTCCGTAATCAATCAGGCCCTTCACACTGCCTTAAAACTGACCCATG ATGTTGGCTTAGGGGGTGTTTTCCGTTGCACTATTGGATTAGCCTATCGATTTGGCAAATCTCGCGTTTTCAACATTCCTCTTTGCGAGCAG GGTATAGTTGGATTCGCTATTGGTCTGGCAGCAATG ATACTGCTCTAG
- the LOC140863808 gene encoding uncharacterized protein isoform X6: MVIFPEHRYYGESMPYGNQEEAYKNASTLSLLTTEQALASFAVLITELKRNFSAQACPVVLFGGSYGGMLAAWMRLKYPYITIGSLASSAPVLARESVSCFNTIKTSWDVI; the protein is encoded by the exons ATGGTTATCTTTCCTgaa CATAGGTACTACGGGGAGTCGATGCCGTATGGAAATCAAGAGGAGGCGTACAAGAATGCTAGCACATTATCACTTTTAACAACTGAGCAAGCTCTTGCTTCTTTTGCTGTATTGATTACTGAGCTGAAAAGAAACTTCTCTGCTCAGGCTTGTCCTGTTGTGCTTTTTGGTGGATCATATGGCGGAA TGCTGGCAGCATGGATGAGGCTCAAATACCCATACATTACAATTGGATCGCTAGCTTCCTCAGCGCCAGTTCTTGCT CGTGAAAGTGTCAGCTGCTTTAATACCATAAAGACATCTTGGGATGTAATATAA
- the LOC140863808 gene encoding uncharacterized protein isoform X8, with protein sequence MPYGNQEEAYKNASTLSLLTTEQALASFAVLITELKRNFSAQACPVVLFGGSYGGMLAAWMRLKYPYITIGSLASSAPVLARESVSCFNTIKTSWDVI encoded by the exons ATGCCGTATGGAAATCAAGAGGAGGCGTACAAGAATGCTAGCACATTATCACTTTTAACAACTGAGCAAGCTCTTGCTTCTTTTGCTGTATTGATTACTGAGCTGAAAAGAAACTTCTCTGCTCAGGCTTGTCCTGTTGTGCTTTTTGGTGGATCATATGGCGGAA TGCTGGCAGCATGGATGAGGCTCAAATACCCATACATTACAATTGGATCGCTAGCTTCCTCAGCGCCAGTTCTTGCT CGTGAAAGTGTCAGCTGCTTTAATACCATAAAGACATCTTGGGATGTAATATAA